TTTCTCAACTAATGATCAGTCCAAATACAACATTAGCTAGTGAACACAGAACACACCTTTTCTATAGATGTACATGTAGCTACCAGAGCATGAATTTGAGCTGTCGATTGAGAACCAAAACCTCGACAAACTTGGCCCTGCCCCCACCCACGATTACCTTGCATAGCTGATGGTAATGGCTTCTTCCCCATTATTTTAACCCTTGATCCGCGACTTGCAGGTGATGGACGCACTTGGTTGTGGACTTCTTGCTCGTGGTGCTCGTCCTCCATCTCTTCAATGGCCGACTTCCTGGCTTCCTGCTTGCGGTCGACGTGGCATGATGGCGTCTGTCGGTCTGTGCGTGGCCGCACGGCGAGCGGCGAGCCAGTGACTCGGTGGTGGGCGGTGGCCATCGCAGCGAGATGGCGAGTCGGCGGTGGGCGGTCGGTCGGCGGTGCACCGATAGCTGATGATGGTAGTGGCTCAGTGAGAGAGTGGAGTAGTGGACCGTGCGTCCGTGCGACCGTGCCTGCGGGCTACGGCGGCGGTTGGCGCTCGGCGGTGCACAGTGCGCTAAGGTTTTCGAAAGCACGGCTGATGGCTGTGCGCCTGTGCGGTGCGTGCGTGGTGTGCGCCTGTGCTCTAGCGTCTGTAGACCGTGACTTTTTGCGTGTGGCCTGTGGGCTGTGGGTGTGTCCGCGTGTGGGCGTGTGGGATGGGTCGACTGCCCACTTTGCCGAGTGGGCTTACTTAGTTGTGTGGCTGTGGGCTGTGGCTGTGTATGTATGGCTCGATTGGCTCGCGAGCCAGCTCACGAGTTGGCTCGAGCTAGCTCATTTTAACACCGAGCTACAATGCTGGCTTAGCTCGCTACAAAATcaaaacgagtcgagccgagccattACTGAGCCGAGTTGAGCGAGTTATCGAGCCACAagtattttgtccagccctaTGCGGAGCAGCCGTAGCTCACTGTTGTCACGTTGTCCCTGCTCTGTACAGCAGTGTTGCGCCCAAACATCTGACTGTCGGGACAATGACACTGCGCACTACTACTCCCGCCTCTAGCTCTAGGGGCGTGTTTGCGTGGGTGGCCTTGCAGCCCGGTCGCGCTCGTGGGCTGTAAGTAGCCGTGTTTATTAGGTTGGTCCGTTTTACAGCCTGGCTGAAAACAGCCAAAAAGCCGGCTTGTGCCTGGCTTCCAGGAAGCGCGGCTAGGATTCGTTTCCTGGGAGCGCAGCTGCGCGCGACGCACGCAGGGCGCTTTGGCGGTCGGCAGGGTGGCTCGCGCAGTCTCGCGCGGGAAGGTGAGAGGATTTCGCGCGCGCGGGAAGGTGCATCCCGGTGAATCCTCTTGCGGCTATATATGGCAATGGTGTTCCCTCTTTTCCTCCTCCTCTCGCTGCTTGTTGTTCTTCCACCCCCTCCCCCCTCGTGAGAGACCGAAGGCGAGTGGTTGTGCGCCGCGGTTGCGTCCAGCTCCGCCTGGTGACGGGACTCCGTGGTGTTGGGCATCTACTTCGTCTCTGGTCGATCTGCTTCCTATACTTCTAGATCTGCTCCGTCTCCGTTGCTACGACCTTGACCCCAAGGTGAAATCAACCCCCGATCGTTCTATTTTCTGGTGCTTGCTTCATGAGTTAGGGTTTGGTACAGTTTGTTGTTCATGTTATACCTGCTGCGATTTTTATTTTCATGTGGTTTGCTTTGGATTTATATTAAAATGGTTGATGATGTTGTCCTTTACGTTCACCTGGAGGTATCATATAGATGATGCAGGCATGCAGCCGTGTTCTTTTTCCTTACTGATTCATTTGCAAGCATGTTGAGGCCAAGCAGGGTATGATTAGATTAATTCTTGTATCATTGTTATATGCATGTAGATGGATCCCTCTTTGAGCCGTGAGCTGTTGTGTAAGCAAGCAGCTGCCTTGACAGTAGGTCTGTAGTGATGGTTTCATTTGTTACCACTAGACTTAAAAGAAAAAGCTTTGATCTTGAAGTAGAGCCTGTCCCTCTAGTCTATGTACTTAGGAAACAAAGTGAACTTCACAGACAGAGGACCCTCAACATGATTTTAGACTTTGGCATTGATGAAGTATAAGACACAAGTCAAGCTTGTGTTAGCATACTCGATCCTGCATAACTGGATTTTAGGCTTTGGCACTGATGAAGTAGTGTCTGATGAGGAGGGTTTCACTGGCACACAACAAGATCCACTAGATGACAATGGTAGCCAGAGCCAAGAATCCAGTGCCATGGCTGTAAAGAGGGATGCCATTTGCAATGTTATGTGAGGAGGGAGGGGAAGCTCTAGAATATGATGGACTAAATTATTGAATTTAGTTTTGTTTACCCTGCTACGGAACTCATGTTTGTTTGATGATCATGTAATAATATGATGGACATGGCTGAGACCAATTTTTTTTCATTCCCATTTGTCTTTTCTTGTTGTGACGATATTATTATCCTAATTTGTACATGCAAACCAGTGGTAAGATGCCTTCAGTCCCAGCTGGTGATCAACGTGGGTTTGTCCCAGCTACTGATGTGATGACTGAGATGATAAGGGTTGGTGCTAGTGCAGCAGCTAACGCTGATGATGCTACTGTATCTAGTGTCGGTGCTGCTCCAGCAACAGCTGGTCTTGTTGCTGCTGTTCCCAGGGGTCCTAGGGCAATGGGGTGGAACAACAACACCTCTAGATTTATTCTTAGGAGGATGGCTCAACTTCTTAGTGATGGTAGCAGGCCTGACAAGGTCTTCAAGGACAAGGATGTCAACTTTGTGGCCAAAGCCCTTAAGGAGTACAGTGGGGAGGCAGTGAGCCCAACTCAGGTGTATAACCACTTGAGGAAATGGAGGCAGAAATGGTCTAGGGTGTCTAAGCTCAAAGACATTAGTGGGGCTTTATGGGATAGTGACACCAATGCTATCTTGCTTGATCATGAGCACTACCTTGGCCACTGCAAGATAGCACTATGATTTGTTTCCTATGTCTCCTTGCTTTTTTACTTGTCTAAAACACTATGTTTTCAATTACTTGATCAGGACCATCCAAAAGATGTAGAGTTCCTAAACTACCCTATTAGGTTCTACACTGAGATGGAGGCTATTTTTGGCCATGCTATGGCCACTGACAAATTTGCACTTGGTTCTGGTGAAGCCTTAGGACAGAACCAGGTTGATAGTGTTGCTGCCAAGGTTGAGGGCCCTGCCTTCACCTATATCTCTGAAGAGAGAGCACAAACTGATGTTGGAGAGGGTAGCAAGGCCACCGAGATCCCCTCCATAGTTGTGGGTaggaagaggaagagagggaACTTCAGTGAGGATGAGATGCTTATGTTGACCAATATGTCTGATGCAGTGAACAATGTGGCTAATGCTCTTAGAGAGACTGGACTAGCCCATGTGGATGCTAACCTCTACCTATCTGTGATGGAGATGCTTGGCTATTCTGAGGAGGCACTGATTGTTGCCTACACCTTCCTCCTGGACAACAAGGCCCAAGGCAGGGGCTTTGTTCACATGACTGAGGCACATAGAAACATTTGGCTTAGGACCTTCCTAGCCAAGAACTACTACATGTAGGTGAATTACGTGTTGGTGTGCACCACCACCCACTCTATCTTCCTACCCACTCTCTTTTTACTACAGTTGGGAATAGTTTGTTGTAGACATTTTGATGTGCAGTCTGGTTTACTCCCACCAGTCCTTTTATCTAATTTACCTAGGAGGGTGGCTAACAATAGGTAACATTTGGGTGTCGTGGACACCATTTGAACCCTAAGCTATTGGGCTCAAACTTATTGTAAGGCACTATTTGTGCAGCCTCTGTAATTGGTTGTTGTGGTAAGTTTATATTATTTCAGCCATTTCATACTATGATTGAAGTTTTTACTTGGCCAATGATGCTATATACACTAATCTGAGGTGCATTTGCATTTGGTGTGTTGTACTGCAGCTGAGGCACGTGTTTACTTGTGCTTTCCTTTATGCCTATGATGACATAATTGTTACTTTGTGAAACGTTAATGTGGATGATCTTTAAATTGTGAGGTACTGGGCatatgctgaaaattatgttgttTCCACCATGTTGTCATTATTGCCATGGAACCATGGGGCACATCCATGCCCAATGCAACTGTTATCCACCAAAGATGACTTGATGGCTGGGTTGGATGAATATCATGGTTTCATGGCTGCGCAGCTATGTTCCTTATGCTCCAAGTTAAAAGATCACATGAAAATGGCAATTATATCTGAGGAAATCATTACTATTGTCAATCTTGCTATTTTCATTTCGTCGATGATATAGGTGAAAAGATTAGATGGATATGTTATTCTTTCATGACTTCTTTGATTGTAACTTGTAGCCAACAATGACAGTAATTGATGAAGTTAAGTTAAATTTGTCTGAGGCTAACTCAGCTGATGCTTGTATTGTTCAATTGGCATATGTTGTTGTAATGCTCTTGCAAACTCTTGCTCATTCTTTTTGTCGGTAccttgaaacaggggtacccctgttaCAAGGAAAAGACGTTGTGCCGACAGTGAAGTCTCTGGATGCGCGATAAACGGCTCACCGTTGCGCAACCTCGGCCGCCTTGGGGGTCACCAAGTGGCCAAGGGGAAGGATGTGCTCCGGATGGACGCAACAGGTCTGTACCCGCTACGAGGAAAGCACCGGACCCCGCGCATGACGAGCGGACCTCCGGGACAGATGCCGGACCCTTCGAAGTGAGGTCCGGACAGTTCACCACCGGATCCCGGATCTTGGGGCAGGAGACACCCAGGTCCTGCCCTGGAAGGGGTTCGGTGCTGGCACGTGTCCGGGGCTTGCATAGCGCTCCCCCACCCCAAGGTGGAGATCTGCTACTGCCGCATGGCTGGTGGCCCATGACGTAAGCCAACGAGAAGAGTCTGACGTCGGGCCACTGGAGCTGTACAGCCGCTGCATTTATTGCAGAAAGGACGCGCCGTCTACCGGAAAGCCAACGAGGGATGTGCCCTCTCGGCATTTAATGCGTCTAGTCCTTTCCGCTGGCAGACAGTGTCAGACGACGCGCCGGTCCAATCTATTATAGAATAGCGCGCTCGTGCCATGCGGTGGACTGAACTCGTTACCCCTTCTACAAGGAGTTTCCCCTGCACaccaaggatacgcagatctcatGTGTCAGAGCGCTAGAAGATCGCCTCAGCAGCACACGATCGTGGCTCCAAGTACAATATTCGTTaagcccctgggcccacatgtcggggctcagtacctttgtgcatgccccccttcggctataaaaggggagacatgcgacgttacaagacaGGTTCACTCACACCCAATCTTAGGCAGACACTCAcatgttcatacaagctctcaaagcaatacatcacacagtggagtaggatattacgctccggcggcccgaaccactctaaacctcgCCGTGTTCTTATGTTCGTCCATCCATCTCGCATAACAGGCAAAACACTTAAGCCCCTCCtcttcttaggatttagggcggatgCAATCCACCACCCGGCTGGAGAGATTTTCCCCTCCGACACTTTTGTATTCATCTATGTCCATCTCTATTTTCTGTCTATGGGCCAGGCCGACCACAGCCAGCTGCCAAATACATTCCCGGTTTGGCAGTTGGGCAGTTGGCCTCTTAGCCCAGCTGTCAAAATGGGTCACAAACACGATCATGCCTGAGCCGAGCTTATTTCGTAAAGAAATACAAACAAGGTGACTTACACCAAATGAGCCAAACTAACCTAGAGCTGAGCTAGTAGGACAGACCGAGCCAGCCTCGTGCAGGGTCACAAACAACACACCCTAGATGTCTGAGAGGACCAAGACAACGGCATGCATGCAGTACTCGCATGCCTCTAAATAGATCGATATTTAAATTTTGTTAGTACCGACCAAAATTATTAATTCAAAAGAACAAAGTCTCCTGCCATAAATATGGAGAAACATATCCCCTGCAGTTGATCGGGGAGCAGTACTAGCAGTGGTATATACACATAAAAGGAACGATCGAGATGGCACCTCAGGGTAGCTTTGCACGGACAGCGATTCCCGTGGTGAGCGAGCGTCATCGAGCCCGCCCCGCGTGGATCATGCGCGCTGAAAAAACTACTCACGCGTCGCTCGCTGTGCTTACACCTGCCTTGTGCACACAAGCAACACTAGGTTACCGAGCTCACGCGAAGCAGAATATATCAGTACAAGGCCAGAAACCAGCAAGTGATATGATATACATTCGCTGGTCTAATAATATATAGTTCGTCGATCTTCTCCATCCCCTGTATGTACACATGTTTATTCATCTTACTTGCTTAATCCTGGCAGCAACTGCTAGTGCAAGCAGAAACGCACAAGAGAGAGACTAGCTAGCCTGTTCTCCCTCTCCATCACGCACACAAGCATCTCGGATTCCTTCCTCATTCGACGAGAGCGGCGAAGCAGCTCCCCGTGCGCGCCAGCGAGCTCCCGGCGCCGCCCGATGCCACGGCGGAGATGCCAGGGGCGGCGTCGCGCCTCGGGCTGCTCGGCGTGGAGCGCGCCTTCCTCGGCGCCGGCTCCCTTTCCATGGCCATGCCCTCCAGAGCTCCCGCCTCGCGCGCGCCTTGTAACTGGTCAGATCGGCGGATCCTCACCCTCTGctgtctgctgctgctgctgctgccggtcGTGGCCGTGGACGCTTCCTCTGCCCGTCTGCCGCCGCCTGCTTCCATCTACTCGCTCCCGGCCGTGAGGAGAGGAGAGTGAGCGCGTGATTGGCAATTGGCACGGGCTTTTAAGGTGGGGCGCTGGCGGGGCCCGCGCGGGCGTGAGTTATGGAGCGGGACCCGCCTCTCCACGTCCGACGGGGCCCGTATGGCCAGCTTTCACCAAGTGGGCCGCGGAGATCGCTTCCTTTCCTTCCTACCTACCATCACGCGATGACGTCTCTCTGCAGCAGCGGCCTGCTAAACTAAAGACTAGCCTGGCCGCGGCCGTTTCGTGCGCCGGGGTTTGCTTGCCCGACGAAATCACGGCACTGGATTTTGTCCTATTGTTTACTCGCGTAATGTAGTCAAAAGTTCACCACAGGACGCCACCGTGCCGCACTACCGTAAGTAAGCTTATGCGGGGGTGTACCCGTATCGGGGTTGGGGGTAAGAGTAAAAACGGTCCACATATATCTCATTCCGTTTGGAAACAAATCTATTTGACCTCGTATTTATAGACATATGATTGTTTTCCGGGTTTTAACAAATATGTAAATGGGACGAAAACGTCATGGGGATTTTTCCGAATGTTTTCGCTTTTTTCTGTTTTTACATGGGATATTCTATATCACAACACAACAAACTAAGCTATAACTAATTGTTTTCTTAGGTGGTCATAAGTATGTTATAACAAATTGCTTCCATATGCCTGTATAATACGTTTCAATTCTTCACAATACTACTTTATTACGAAGTTTGCTGTCTAGTATCGTAATAGGTTTTCACCATCAATTCTTAAATTTGACTCTTCAATTACACGAACTAGATGTATGTTACAATAAAATCGTTATTCACTTATTTTATATGTGTTGTATGAAGTATCATTAAATCCTTGTGTTTATATAACTTTTACTTTTAAAAATTGTGTACAACCTATCAATTAAACTTGTTGTATTTGTTGCCTTGTAACCTTCTTGATTATGGTCTTCGGCTTTTACTGAAAAACAGAAGTAAGAAACTAAAACTAAACTCAtcggtttttcattttctagtaaaATGATTGATTCCTAATATTTGTAAACCAAAgtaaaaaaaaaaaacagaaccgATGTTAAAAACCAAATACCAACTCGTACTCTAAGACCGTGCCTAACAATTCACCTATATGGTCATCCAAAATACTATTTTCCACTGTAGAATGCAATGTACACAAGAGTGACGTTTAAATATGGGTATGTGCATGGGTAATGATCGAGATAGCCTAAAGAGGTAGTGAGAATATGTTGTCGAGGCCCCAATAATCCGAGGCGTGGTGCCAACGTGGCACTATGGTGGCATGTGGAGCACGCTGCCAGAATCTGAAACGACCACTATAGCGGCATGAAAGATACATGTCATGAATCGTCATGTTCTAGGTCACCCGTGTCGTGCGCCACGTGTCCTTGACTATGGTCACCCGTGACCTACACGACGTCGTCCTAGATCTCTTATGGCGGCTTGGGGGCGTTCCTCCACCTGCCACGTCCTAGGTTTTCGCCAACAGTCACACGTCCCGCTCACGCCTGGTATATCCAGTATGGGTAGGACGTACATTTATAGTGTCTGGTATATTCCTACAAGACTTTTGACTGGCGTCAATAGGACTTTCATAAATAAAGGATGAGACAAATGCCAAGACCGACCTCACCTATCACATGTAATCCCCTCTCCCTTTGTCTTTAATAGAGAGAATGAGGCCTCCCTTATAGGGGGCACACGAACTAGCTAGCCGCATGTAATACAATTTAGCCAATTTTATTGTAATACAATCCACCCAAGGAGGAAGTAGTATTACGCCTGGGTGGTCTGAACCTCCATAAGACACATTCTAATCCCTGATAAAAAAGTTTTCCATTGATATCTATAGTAATGACTAGGCGATTGGGCGTGAGTAGGGTCTCGTGGAACATGCAAGATGAGACACATTTCTGAGAAGGGTGAAAAGTTCCATGTAGTAGACCGACAAAAAAAGGGAAAAGTCCTTACATGATGTTGGTATACAAACCTAAATTCTCTATCTGCCGCCTAGAAAACATGGTTTTCATATATATCGTTGGTGTCAAACTCTATACGTCATATGGATCTGTGATGAGAGAACTAGAAGAGTAGTTGTACGTAGTGTGCTGGAAAACCCGTGAGCTACTGAGCTCACAAACGGCCACAACCACAAGATTGTAGGACTACTAGACGGCCATGCGTTGCTCTTGGACTTGAGCTGCTGTTGGGCAACTTTCTAGTTCCGAAAGTATCTGGACTGTCCTGCAACCGTAGCTATAGCTATTGTAACTGTAATTTATAGAGACAAGGTACTATAGAAATTATAGCCACAACCGGAATAAATCTGCAGTAAGGTTTAGTCCAGTGCACCGCCTCCCtctcgcccctgccacgtcagctctcgcctccactctcgcccctgctgctccagtgcacaggctgcagcaggctacagcctcaggctatagccacgtcagcttttctatttcagaattaagtaattcacgcggatttatttcaacgctcagaaaacacacaacataatagtttttattgaattaaaaattacaaagtacataataattaaaataaaatgacatgataattaaaataaaattacataacTCTAATCGGACTCCTCGATCTCATCCTCATCTTCCTCCTCTTCACGTTCCGCTTCCGGTTCCTCTTCTTCGTCATCTAGCAGACCAAGTTCTTTTTCGACCATCTTTACGGCCCTGCCATGGGTACGTCTTTCAGCCGGGTCCATATCTCTGGTTGATCGGCCCTTTAGGATGTTCCATTGCTTCAAAAGCTTGGCCTTCACTAATCCACCCCACAAGTTCTTCATTTTGAATGCTTCACTTGTTGATTCGCTGCTCGTGgcttccttccctttccccttcgTCTTTGTCTTTCGCGCAGCCGCCTTTGCCCTATCACGCCCCACTGGTCGGGGCACTTCCTCCTCGGTGTCTTCAGTGCCTCCAGAACTATATTCACCAGAGACTCCGAGTCGGGTTCTCTTATTCGCAGTCGAATCAGATCCACTACCAAGACCATGCTTTGCTGACCACTTGGGCTCGTGGCGAACAACTTGCCACCAATGATGGCGCTTAAATGGATGCCCCATTTTACCCTCGAACCTCGCCATTGCTGCATCCATGACCATTGCATCGTCAGCTCCGCTCTGACGCAACCTTTTTTCTTGGAGGTAGAATCCATTGAACTTGGTCACCTACCGGTTGTAGGTGACCCAATGATCTTTAAGTTGCTTGGCGGTTCGATGACGGATAGGGTCGGAGGTGGAGTTATATGTTGCCGCTATTTGGCCCCAGAAACTTGATCCGCTCTTATTGTTGCCGGAGATGGGATCATTAGAATGCATAAACCAAGCATTAACCTACAATAAAACCTATAATATAAGTAAACTAAAAAAATCAAGATTAAATAAATGAGAAACGATTCACTCACCagcttttcctcgtcttccttcgtcCACTCTAGCCTCTTTGGACGCTTTTCCTTCGGCACGGGATTTTCCTCAGCTTGGTTTTCAGATCCAACAGATAAAGGTGCAACTGGAGGAGGTGCTCCATACGTAGGTGGAGCATATGGATGAGGTGCCCCATACGGAGGTGGAGCATATGGAGCATAAGGAGGTACTCCATACGGAGGTGGAGCATATGAAGGAGGGGCATATGGAGGTATCTGGAAAGAAGCTTGACTTCCGTCCGCAGCAGGTGGAGGAGGGGCATACGGACGTACCGGGAATGAGGCTTGAATTCCGGCTTGGGAAGTTGGAGGTTGACCATATGAAGACGGTGGATATTGATACAAATGATAGGGATAAGGGTATGGTGGTGGACGCGCAGCCGGAAATAGTGCACGGGGGAGTGAGGCTGAAACATCGGAGCGACGATGTAGTGAAGAAGACTCATCTAACGGAAGGGTTGTAGGTGACCCATCGGACTGCAAGAGATCCGTGAAGGTGTTCAAATCTGGGGACCAACCCGACATTGTGTGAAGAAAGGGGAGTTTGGAAGAGAAAAATGAGATGGAATGGTGTGTGGAATGATCTCCACCCGGGTAGGGGTATATATAGAGGGATTGGGGATGAAATTTGTGATTTTTTTGCAATTTTTTTCGAATTTTTTGGACTCCAAacggtcaaaaacggctagttgcaacggctagcacacgtggaccaatcagatcgcgacacgtggaccaatcagatcgCGCCACGTCGCTCTCGCCCGCACTCTCGCCCCGCGCTCTCGCCCCGCCAGTGCCTCGCCCGCCTCTCGCCCGGGCGGGCGCTCCAGCGCGGGCGAGAGCGAGACGATATCGCCCGCTCTCGCCGGGCGCCAGCGCCATCGCCCGGCGCCGGCCTCTCGCCCGCCTATCGCCCGCGCGCGGGCGGCAGCGGCCTCTTCTCGCCCGCGCTGCCGCCCGCACTGGCACCAGCCTAAGCCGCTGCGAACAAGCCGACGCCTGGATTAGGCAGCGTGCCATGAGAAAGGGCGAGAGACGTTGCTTGCAAGAGGTCGTCACAAGCACATTCTTGAATACTCTATTATTCCTATGGTCCCGGATATCTCGAGCTAGTTTTACTTCCATTCCCTCATGCAACACGTACGTACGTCCGCACGCACGTACGAGCGAAGCAAGTGACGCCGCATCCGCACGAGCGTGGGTCCGGTCTACATTCTCTTCTCCTCTTGTTTGTTTATCGTAACTGGGCGGCGCTGCAGGAACAGGTCCGTCTCGGCGGCCGACGGTCGTGCCGCGTCGGCACCGACCAAAGGAGCCGGCGCCACGTGGAACTGTGACTGCGTCATCTGGCAGGGAAGTGTTCGGCTTTGGGCGGTGCCGGATGCGTACCCGGTACTCAACGGGTTGTGCAGTCGGCGGCATCCGCGGCCCGTTGGACTCGGATAACTGAGCAGCCCAGCCCATGAAAACTTCAAAGTTTTTCCAGCCCGGTAATACTACTAGTTCGTACAAGCTACCGAACGGTTGGGACCTCTTGTTCGGTTCATATGGATTAgtaggtaggtgcccgtgcgatgccacggaacataAATCTCGATTTGTATATCAGATATGCTTCCTGTGAAGCAAGGAAGCGAACGCAAGCCAGCTTTTTGTATTAGTGCATTATGTTCAGTTCTTACTTGAGCATCCCGTGTTCTCGTGTGTGCCATGGCCGAGTGGCAAGCTCAACACTGGTATTGTTGtcttgtctcaaatgaagtccGCTTCCACAAGTTAATCGGATTTCTTCATGGGTGATAGCTGTGTCAGATTCTTCCacgcatagggcaagtaatgcaagtgatagctgtgtcagtttacccccattttcttgggcatcACTTGTCACAAATGAAGTCCATTGGAGGTTCGCAATTTATattccgtggcatcgcacgggcacctacctagtaAAATTTGAAGTTCAAACACATCATATATTAAAAGATAAAAAAGAAAATTCTGAGATAAAAAAGTGAAATTATCTCTTACAGTTTTCTCTTCTTTTATCTC
This portion of the Zea mays cultivar B73 chromosome 2, Zm-B73-REFERENCE-NAM-5.0, whole genome shotgun sequence genome encodes:
- the LOC103647841 gene encoding extensin, producing MSGWSPDLNTFTDLLQSDGSPTTLPLDESSSLHRRSDVSASLPRALFPAARPPPYPYPYHLYQYPPSSYGQPPTSQAGIQASFPVRPYAPPPPAADGSQASFQIPPYAPPSYAPPPYGVPPYAPYAPPPYGAPHPYAPPTYGAPPPVAPLSVGSENQAEENPVPKEKRPKRLEWTKEDEEKLVNAWFMHSNDPISGNNKSGSSFWGQIAATYNSTSDPIRHRTAKQLKDHWVTYNR